Proteins co-encoded in one Marinomonas sp. IMCC 4694 genomic window:
- the rlmB gene encoding 23S rRNA (guanosine(2251)-2'-O)-methyltransferase RlmB, with product MSDLEWIYGIHAVENALNQQPERIKEIRFQEGRDDKKTQRLQQLCKTNKVTFSVVARRDLDQLFTKSKDRVVHQGVVAYTTMNKAGNEADLHTLVAGLDENPLIIILDGVTDPHNLGACLRSADAAGAHAVVMPKDNSAPLNATVSKVACGAAESIPVFAVTNLARTMKKLQDQGVWIFGTAGEATQTVYEQDFTIPTAIVMGAEGEGMRRLTREQCDYLVKLPMAGVVSSLNVSVATGVCLYEVVRQRAVKAKI from the coding sequence ATGTCAGATTTAGAATGGATATACGGCATACACGCCGTGGAAAATGCGCTAAACCAGCAACCCGAACGCATTAAAGAAATACGTTTTCAAGAAGGCCGAGACGATAAAAAAACACAGCGTCTACAGCAGTTATGTAAAACCAACAAGGTAACTTTTAGTGTGGTGGCACGACGCGATCTGGATCAGCTTTTCACAAAAAGCAAAGATCGTGTGGTTCACCAAGGTGTTGTGGCTTACACCACAATGAACAAGGCCGGTAATGAAGCGGATTTACACACTTTAGTGGCTGGGCTTGATGAAAACCCTCTTATTATTATTCTCGATGGTGTGACCGATCCCCATAACCTGGGCGCGTGTTTGCGCAGCGCCGACGCAGCGGGCGCTCATGCTGTTGTCATGCCGAAAGACAATTCTGCTCCATTGAATGCGACGGTGAGCAAGGTAGCGTGTGGCGCGGCGGAAAGCATTCCCGTTTTTGCGGTGACCAATTTAGCACGCACCATGAAAAAATTGCAGGATCAAGGGGTGTGGATTTTTGGCACCGCGGGCGAAGCGACGCAAACCGTGTATGAGCAAGATTTTACTATTCCAACCGCCATTGTGATGGGGGCAGAAGGCGAAGGCATGCGTCGTTTGACACGGGAGCAATGCGATTATTTAGTTAAGTTGCCGATGGCTGGCGTTGTGTCCAGTTTGAACGTATCGGTTGCGACCGGCGTTTGCTTGTACGAAGTGGTGCGTCAGCGTGCCGTTAAGGCAAAAATCTGA
- the cobT gene encoding nicotinate-nucleotide--dimethylbenzimidazole phosphoribosyltransferase translates to MFTSFSIQAPLTAIDSTLQQKIDNKTKPLGSLGEIEGLAFQLGHIQQTSSPDVSKPKMIVFAADHGVVAQGISLFPQEVTPQMVMNFLQGGAAVSVFCQQHKVPLRVVDVGVNAELEAHPLLGVRKVAYASQDFSVQAAMTGDQVALALQAGVDEVNLALDEGVNVLMFGEMGIGNTCVSSCMMTALMGVSPENCVGRGTGLDKAGVSHKAQIIQASLHRAEQDTGLPMSQWTAQTLAEQVGGFEIIAMAGAMLQSAQRQTAFVVDGFICTVALLFAQKVAPNVVAYAVFSHQSNEQAHTQLLAHFKAQPVLSLGLRLGEGSGAILAYPLIQSACVFLNQMASFDSAGVAEANSTIEPKSNVEVKSE, encoded by the coding sequence ATGTTTACATCGTTTTCTATTCAAGCGCCATTGACGGCTATTGATTCTACGTTACAGCAAAAAATCGACAACAAAACTAAGCCACTAGGGTCATTAGGCGAAATTGAAGGGCTTGCTTTTCAACTGGGTCATATTCAACAGACTTCTTCGCCTGATGTGTCTAAACCCAAAATGATTGTTTTTGCCGCTGATCATGGCGTCGTAGCCCAAGGTATCAGTTTGTTCCCCCAAGAAGTGACACCACAAATGGTGATGAATTTCTTGCAAGGCGGCGCGGCGGTGAGTGTATTTTGTCAGCAGCATAAGGTGCCTTTACGCGTCGTTGATGTGGGTGTCAATGCTGAGTTGGAAGCGCATCCGTTGTTGGGCGTACGCAAAGTGGCTTACGCGTCACAAGATTTTAGCGTGCAAGCGGCGATGACAGGCGATCAAGTGGCGCTGGCGCTTCAGGCGGGCGTCGATGAAGTCAATCTTGCCCTCGATGAGGGGGTAAATGTATTGATGTTTGGTGAAATGGGCATTGGTAATACTTGTGTGTCTTCTTGCATGATGACCGCTTTAATGGGTGTCAGTCCTGAGAACTGTGTCGGTCGTGGCACAGGGTTAGATAAGGCGGGCGTTTCTCATAAAGCTCAGATTATCCAGGCTTCCTTGCATCGAGCGGAACAGGATACAGGGCTCCCCATGTCGCAATGGACCGCGCAAACGCTGGCTGAGCAGGTCGGTGGCTTTGAAATTATTGCGATGGCGGGTGCGATGTTGCAATCGGCGCAGCGTCAAACGGCGTTTGTGGTAGATGGTTTCATTTGTACCGTGGCCTTGCTGTTCGCTCAAAAAGTGGCGCCCAATGTGGTGGCGTACGCTGTGTTTTCGCATCAGTCGAATGAACAAGCTCATACGCAATTGTTGGCGCATTTTAAGGCTCAGCCTGTCTTGTCGTTAGGCTTACGCCTAGGGGAAGGATCCGGTGCGATTTTGGCGTACCCATTGATTCAAAGTGCCTGTGTGTTTTTGAATCAGATGGCCAGTTTTGACAGTGCCGGCGTAGCTGAGGCGAATAGTACTATCGAGCCAAAGAGTAATGTTGAGGTGAAAAGCGAGTGA